From the genome of Cyanobacteriota bacterium:
CCAATAGATCAGCACTGATGGCAGCTAGACGCTCTGAGAGATCTTGAGCATTGTCTAGAAGAGAGATTGGGGTTGTCATTGTCAGTAATATGTCCCCCGTATCCATACCCGCATCCATCAACATGGTCGTCACGCCTGTTTCCACTTCACCGTGGTACAAACTCCATTGGATAGGAGCAGCCCCTCGATAGTAAGGCAAGATTGAGCCATGGGCATTAATACATCCCAAGCGAGGCATATCAAGAATTTGCTGAGAGAGAATTTGACCATACGCCACTACCACAAAGGCATCTGCGTTCGTAGCAGCGAGGTTTGCTAGTGTGATTTCATCCCGTTTGATGCGTTGAGGCTGCCAAACGGGGATATGATGGCGATCTGCTACAACTTTCACTGGTGAGGGCAGCAGGGTGTTACCTCGTCCCCGGCGCTTGTCTGGCTGTGTAACAACAGCAATAACTGTCATCTCTGGGTGGTTGAGCAACGTTTCTAGACTGGGGACTGCAAATTGTGGAGTACCGAAAAAGACTAGTCTTATGCCCATAACCGATATCTAGTGATTGGTGCCGGTCTTACCACAATTCCCAGACAATGCTGTCTGCTTTCGTAACCCACGTGATTAGATAGCCGATCGCACGTCCCGCAGATGCCAACAGATTGCCTTCTCTATGAAGTTAAGACTCTATGGGAGTTAAGACCTAGAACACCCGTACTTGCAGTGACAAGACAACAACCATTACAGCTAGTCACACAAACAGGCTTCTAACTGAGTTAGCAACTGATGGTGGTCAAGATTCTGACCAATCAATACTAGTTGATTTTTAGGATCACTTGTCCAGTCTTCATCATCTAGGGAGAATCGCTTGCCGCTCAGGTGAAAGATATGTCGCCGGGGACTTTCATCAAACCACAGGATGCCCTTAGCGCGAAATACGTTGGACTTGAGCTGGTTATCCAAAAAAGCCTGGAACTTGCGGATGGCAAAGGGACGATCGCTCTGGAATGATACGGATGTGAAGCCATCGTTTTCTAAGTGGTGAGAGTGAAAGTGGTGATCGTGGTCATGAACACAATGTCCATGGTCATGGTCACAGGCTGAGTGGTCATGGTGATCGTGCTCATGGTGGTGATGATCGTGGTCGTGGGTAGAGTGGTCAGTGCCCTTACCATTCGGTCGAAAATAACGATCAGACTCAAACAGCCCCACACTCAAAATCAAAGGCAATGGTACGTTACCTTTGATTGTGCGCAGGATACGGGCATCCGGCTTCACATCTCGAATCTTGGCCTCTAGCAGGTCTGCTTTAGCCTCATCCACTAAATCCACCTTGTTGAGTAAGATAATGTCACCATAGGCAATCTGATTGTAGGCGGCTTCGCTATTAAACAGGTCTAGGCTGTAGTTTTCAGCATCTACTACAGT
Proteins encoded in this window:
- the fmt gene encoding methionyl-tRNA formyltransferase, with protein sequence MRLVFFGTPQFAVPSLETLLNHPEMTVIAVVTQPDKRRGRGNTLLPSPVKVVADRHHIPVWQPQRIKRDEITLANLAATNADAFVVVAYGQILSQQILDMPRLGCINAHGSILPYYRGAAPIQWSLYHGEVETGVTTMLMDAGMDTGDILLTMTTPISLLDNAQDLSERLAAISADLLVNTLKQLQAGSIQPIPQDHDRATYAPLIQKHDYYLDWTRSAIALHNQVRGFYPSCVTRLQGSDIKITATLPLDPNLTLSLPPEYQPLLEKVPILEPVTPGTVVTLIKGYGPVVQTGSGYLLLREVQPAGKRPQSGWDFVNGSRLTSGDQFEQRVPCP
- a CDS encoding GTP-binding protein, translating into MPSTITPDVVPTMETEKHGMPVTIITGFLGSGKTTLLNHILTNQQGLRTAVLVNEFGEIGIDNELIVTTSDNDMVELSNGCICCTINSDLVDAVYRVLERPERVDYLVVETTGLADPLPVALTFLGTELRDMTRLDSIVTVVDAENYSLDLFNSEAAYNQIAYGDIILLNKVDLVDEAKADLLEAKIRDVKPDARILRTIKGNVPLPLILSVGLFESDRYFRPNGKGTDHSTHDHDHHHHEHDHHDHSACDHDHGHCVHDHDHHFHSHHLENDGFTSVSFQSDRPFAIRKFQAFLDNQLKSNVFRAKGILWFDESPRRHIFHLSGKRFSLDDEDWTSDPKNQLVLIGQNLDHHQLLTQLEACLCD